From the genome of Parabacteroides sp. FAFU027:
TTCGCCCGAAACCATCGGGCCGGTGTAGGTAAAGATACAGCCATCCGTAGCATCTTCCGTCATTTCGACAGCGTTACTGATGTCCCAACCGATCGGAGTAGCGCTACCGACCATGTAGAGTTTCAACCGATTAATGGAAATAGTATTATCCAACAGATTCAATTTGATAGTGTAATATCCTTTCTTGGCTATTGTCCACTTTTTGTCGTCAGAAGCGCCGCCTTTGTGCAGATACATGTGCGTATCATCGGTACGCATAAACATATCCTGTCCCCAATCGGCATTGCGGTTTACCGGAAACTTGAATTCTCCTGCCTGCAATACGCCGCTGTAGGTAAACTCAAACAGATTGTCCGGATTTTGCACCAATTGAGTCGCTTTTGAAATATCCCATCCGTTAGGTGCAGCACTACCCACCATATAGATTGCACTGTATGCAGGCAAATCCAATTTTACTACAGATATGGTCATGTCCAGCAAACTTACAGTCACTTTGTAAACAGCAGCCTCGGTTATACTAAATTTATCATCAGCCTGACTATCAAGCGTACGGTAAACAATATGACCGTCATCTGCTCCCTTGTTGTAAGAAGGAAGGAATTGGCCCAATGAGGTGATGAATTTGTAATCCCCTACACTTAATGCTCCCTGATAAACAAAGACAGTCGGATCAGAAGCCGAAGGAGTCATTACAGATACTTTATCTGCACTCCAGCCGTTGGGAGCTGCGCTGCCAAGCAGATACAACGTTTTGCTAACCGGTTGGTACGGAGTTACCGTTAATTCAACGATATTGGAAGTCTCGGACGTTGTCGGAGTCGTGTAAATAGTAGATATGACGCGGGCTTCCAGCTGAATCTCACTTCCCGGAACGGCATTCCAATGTTTCAGTAATGAATCATTCAATGCAGCTACAGTAAAGGCTTTGGCATAGATTCCTTTTCCCATATCCAGCTTAATGGGAGTGGCAAAATTATTACCCTTCTTATCCACCTGCAACTGGTAAGAGATAGAAGCTCCGGTTCCGTTATTTGTTCCGGTGGACCAATCAAACTCGACAGCAGCCTGTGCATCCTGTTTTTGATTCAATACAATGCTGCTTTTGGTGGCAGTCATGGACAGAGGCCCGGCTGATGCAATTTTAAACTCATCGGTCATATTGCATGAGGTCAATGCCCCGGCCAACAAAG
Proteins encoded in this window:
- a CDS encoding SusF/SusE family outer membrane protein; protein product: MKKQIIKRIFTQNAGRIMSKAALSVALLAGALTSCNMTDEFKIASAGPLSMTATKSSIVLNQKQDAQAAVEFDWSTGTNNGTGASISYQLQVDKKGNNFATPIKLDMGKGIYAKAFTVAALNDSLLKHWNAVPGSEIQLEARVISTIYTTPTTSETSNIVELTVTPYQPVSKTLYLLGSAAPNGWSADKVSVMTPSASDPTVFVYQGALSVGDYKFITSLGQFLPSYNKGADDGHIVYRTLDSQADDKFSITEAAVYKVTVSLLDMTISVVKLDLPAYSAIYMVGSAAPNGWDISKATQLVQNPDNLFEFTYSGVLQAGEFKFPVNRNADWGQDMFMRTDDTHMYLHKGGASDDKKWTIAKKGYYTIKLNLLDNTISINRLKLYMVGSATPIGWDISNAVEMTEDATDGCIFTYTGPMVSGEFKFPVNRDSSWGQDMYMRTDDTHMYLHKGGSSGDDKWNITTAGDYVIKANVETLSISIIKQ